In Procambarus clarkii isolate CNS0578487 chromosome 5, FALCON_Pclarkii_2.0, whole genome shotgun sequence, the following are encoded in one genomic region:
- the LOC123763654 gene encoding zinc finger protein 84: MASGTTSQTPSSFTTDHINAHLEKSSEAKQMRVHSEDKPYQCSECLKAFSQKNNLVRHMRTHTKKKPYSCLECLKKFSHKYSLGIHMKTHTGERPYKCSLCQNAFSHKLILITHMRTHTGEKPYKCSVCLKDFSQRNNLMRHMKVHTGEKPHQCLECLKDFKHKYSLKIHMRTHTGEKPYQCSVCQKVFSQKLTLATHTRTHTGEKPFQCSVCLKEFSQKNNLMIHMRTHTGEKPFNCSMCLKVFSIKKNLEMHMRTHTGEKPYQCSVCLKDFYNKYDLEKHFRVHSGEKPYQCSVCQRHFSQQNSLATHMRTHTKEKPYRCSMCLKDFATKPALGKHVKTHTGEKPYQCSVCLKKFSEKHNLVRHIRTHTGEKPYQCSVCLKEFSQNDIARHTKTHTGDKPYQCSVCFKDFSIKCNLVTHMRIHTGEKPYCCSVCEKDFSQLSTLRTHIKIHKQNP, translated from the coding sequence ATGGCTTCTGGAACTACCTCCCAGACACCTTCATCTTTCACTACCGACCACATTAATGCTCACTTAGAAAAATCTAGTGAAGCAAAGCAAATGAGAGTTCATTCAGAAGACAAACCATATCAGTGTTCAGAATGTTTAAAAGCCTTTTCACAAAAAAATAATCTAGTAAGACACATGAGAACTCACACAAAAAAGAAACCCTATTCATGTTTGGAGTGTCTTAAAAAATTTTCACATAAATATAGTCTTGGAATTCACATGAAAACTCATACAGGTGAGAGACCATACAAGTGTTCACTGTGTCAAAATGCTTTTTCACATAAACTtattctaataacacacatgagaactcacacaggagagaaaccatataaaTGTTCAGTATGTTTGAAAGACTTTTCACAGAGAAACAATTTAATGAGACACATGAAAGTTCATACTGGAGAGAAGCCACATCAGTGTTTGGAGTGTCTAAAAGACTTTAAACATAAATATAGTTTAAAAATACATATGAGAACTCATACAGGTGAAAAGCCATATCAGTGTTCTGTATGCCAAAAAGTCTTCTCACAGAAACTTACTCTAGCAACCCACACAAGAACTCATACAGGAGAGAAGCCATTTCAATGTTCAGTGTGTCTGAAAGAATTTTCACAAAAAAATAATCTAATGATTCACATGAGaactcatacaggagagaaacctttTAATTGTTCAATGTGTTTAAAAGTCttttcaattaaaaaaaatttagaaATGCACATGAGaactcatacaggagagaaaccatatcagtgCTCGGTGTGTCTAAAAGACTTTTATAACAAATACGACTTAGAAAAGCATTTTAGAGTTCATtctggagagaaaccatatcagtgCTCAGTGTGTCAAAGACATTTTTCACAACAAAATAGCCTTGCCACACACATGAGAACTCATACAAAAGAGAAGCCATATCGATGTTCAATGTGTCTAAAAGACTTTGCAACAAAGCCTGCTCTTGGAAAACATGTGAAAACTCATACGGGAGAGAAACCATACCAATGTTCTGTGTGTTTAAAAAAGTTTTCAGAAAAACATAATCTAGTGAGACATATAAGAACTCATACAGGGGAGAAACCTTATCAGTGTTCAGTGTGTCTAAAAGAATTTTCACAAAATGATATTGCAAGACATACGAAAACTCACACAGGAGACAAGCCCTATCAGTGTTCTGTGTGTTTTAAAGATTTTTCAATAAAATGTAATCTAGTAACACACATGAGAATTCACACAGGTGAGAAACCATATTGTTGTTCTGTTTGTGAGAAAGACTTTTCACAGCTGTCTACTCTAAGAACACACATAAAAATTCACAAACAGAATCCATAG